The following proteins come from a genomic window of Mammaliicoccus sp. Marseille-Q6498:
- the purE gene encoding 5-(carboxyamino)imidazole ribonucleotide mutase has product MKVAVIMGSSSDWNIMKEACDMLEHFKIQYEKKVVSAHRTPLEMVDFAKNATNQNIDIIIAGAGGAAHLPGMVASLTTVPVIGVPIESKSLKGLDSLLSIVQMPGGIPVATTAIGKAGAKNAGILAARMIGMTDKEVRNELVKYEQSLVGKVEDMQNDLL; this is encoded by the coding sequence ATGAAAGTGGCCGTGATTATGGGTAGTTCGTCAGATTGGAACATCATGAAAGAAGCATGTGATATGCTAGAGCACTTTAAAATTCAATATGAAAAAAAGGTCGTTTCTGCTCATAGAACACCATTAGAAATGGTTGATTTCGCAAAAAACGCTACTAATCAGAATATCGATATCATCATTGCCGGAGCTGGTGGTGCTGCACATTTACCAGGTATGGTTGCGTCATTAACTACTGTTCCAGTAATTGGTGTCCCGATTGAATCTAAAAGTTTAAAAGGTTTAGATTCTTTATTATCTATCGTTCAAATGCCAGGTGGAATACCGGTTGCTACAACAGCAATAGGTAAAGCTGGAGCAAAAAACGCCGGTATATTAGCTGCACGTATGATAGGTATGACTGATAAAGAAGTTAGAAATGAATTAGTGAAGTATGAACAAAGTCTAGTTGGAAAAGTGGAGGACATGCAAAATGACTTATTATAA
- a CDS encoding Rrf2 family transcriptional regulator, giving the protein MKLTQYTDYSLRVLMYLAQQNKQSQIEEIAKFYGISKNHLTKVVHQLVKLDYIKSTRGRNGGITLNISAEDINIGKLVRKTEEHFELVECFNMKTNTCPIALNCGLKGVLNHALNEYLKTLDQYNLSDIIPKNTQKETLFTP; this is encoded by the coding sequence ATGAAGCTTACTCAATATACGGACTATTCATTAAGAGTTCTCATGTATCTTGCTCAACAAAATAAGCAATCTCAAATAGAAGAAATTGCAAAATTTTATGGTATTTCAAAAAATCATCTCACTAAAGTTGTACATCAGCTCGTGAAATTAGATTATATAAAATCAACTAGAGGAAGAAATGGCGGCATCACATTAAACATAAGCGCAGAGGACATTAATATCGGGAAACTCGTACGAAAAACTGAAGAACATTTTGAACTTGTTGAATGCTTTAATATGAAAACAAATACTTGCCCTATTGCATTAAATTGTGGATTAAAAGGTGTACTTAATCATGCACTCAATGAATATTTAAAAACTTTAGATCAATATAATTTAAGTGATATCATCCCTAAAAATACACAAAAAGAAACACTTTTTACGCCTTAG
- the folD gene encoding bifunctional methylenetetrahydrofolate dehydrogenase/methenyltetrahydrofolate cyclohydrolase FolD, with translation MVAKILDGKEIAKDYRAGLQREVERLKEHNIVPKLSVILVGNDGASQSYVNSKKKAAEKIGMISEIVHMDETATEEEVLNELERLNNDDSVSGILVQVPLPKQVSEAKVLEAINPAKDVDGFNPINIGRLYTGERTFIPCTPLGIMEILKHADIDLKGKNVAVIGRSHIVGQPVSKLLTDKDATVTLLHSKSTNTEEVLKQSDVIVSAVGRVHLVTKDLVKPGAVIVDVGNTPGEDGKLKGDVDFEAVKEVAGAITPVPGGVGPLTITMVLNNTLLAEKWKNGIE, from the coding sequence ATGGTAGCGAAAATTTTAGACGGCAAAGAAATTGCAAAAGATTACAGAGCAGGACTTCAGCGCGAAGTAGAAAGATTAAAAGAGCATAATATTGTTCCAAAATTATCAGTCATTCTTGTAGGAAATGATGGCGCGAGTCAAAGTTATGTTAATTCAAAAAAGAAAGCTGCTGAAAAAATTGGTATGATTTCTGAAATTGTACATATGGATGAAACGGCAACTGAAGAGGAAGTTTTAAATGAATTAGAACGATTAAACAATGATGATTCAGTTAGTGGCATATTGGTACAAGTACCTCTTCCAAAACAAGTATCAGAAGCAAAAGTGCTTGAAGCGATTAATCCAGCTAAAGACGTAGACGGATTTAATCCAATTAACATTGGTAGATTATATACAGGTGAACGTACATTTATTCCATGTACACCTTTAGGCATCATGGAAATTTTGAAACATGCTGATATAGACTTAAAAGGAAAAAATGTAGCAGTCATTGGTAGAAGTCACATTGTTGGTCAACCTGTTAGTAAACTTTTAACAGATAAAGACGCAACCGTAACTTTATTACATTCTAAATCGACGAACACTGAAGAAGTATTAAAACAGTCAGACGTTATCGTAAGTGCAGTTGGTAGAGTACATCTAGTAACAAAAGACTTAGTTAAACCTGGAGCAGTCATTGTTGATGTAGGTAACACACCAGGAGAAGATGGCAAACTTAAAGGCGACGTAGACTTTGAAGCAGTTAAAGAAGTTGCTGGCGCTATAACACCAGTACCAGGCGGAGTTGGCCCATTAACAATTACAATGGTACTGAACAATACATTATTAGCTGAAAAATGGAAGAACGGAATAGAATAG
- the qoxA gene encoding cytochrome aa3 quinol oxidase subunit II: MSKLKSILLMSTLGILLSGCSNVEVLNPKGPMAEDQHFLIIFSIIMMVFIVAVVLILFLIFIVKYRKTKNATSGTMHHNFVLEAIWFIIPIIILVLLAIPTVKSLYSYEEAPKSDEDPVVIYATSAGFKWFFSYPEEKIETVNHVTIPEGRPVVFKLQSMDTMTSFWIPQLGGQKYAMTSMTMDWSLQANKTGTFKGRNSNFNGEGFSRQTFNVNSVSSKDYDKWVSKSQKRDTIDQDTFDHQLLPTTKNQELTYSGTHLAYVDPAADPEYIFHAYKRFRYEPKDPNFYDESEGVTEKPVLPARKVTVTNPNYDRHGMKPMILKNDQKYDSDFKKDEEHHMDEMEKIQEDAKSDDEKKEKQSSQGNHGGDK, translated from the coding sequence GTGTCAAAGTTAAAATCAATACTTCTCATGTCAACGTTAGGTATTTTACTTAGCGGTTGTTCAAATGTAGAAGTGTTAAACCCCAAAGGACCCATGGCAGAAGATCAACATTTCTTAATTATCTTTTCAATTATAATGATGGTTTTCATTGTCGCAGTGGTCTTAATTTTGTTTTTAATATTTATTGTTAAATATCGAAAAACAAAAAATGCAACATCTGGTACAATGCATCACAACTTTGTATTAGAAGCAATCTGGTTTATTATTCCTATTATTATCTTAGTATTGCTAGCAATACCAACAGTAAAATCTCTTTATTCTTATGAAGAAGCACCTAAATCCGATGAAGATCCAGTTGTTATTTATGCAACGAGTGCAGGATTTAAATGGTTCTTTAGTTATCCAGAAGAAAAAATTGAAACTGTTAACCACGTTACAATACCAGAAGGACGACCAGTAGTCTTCAAGTTACAATCTATGGATACTATGACAAGTTTTTGGATCCCTCAATTGGGTGGTCAAAAATACGCCATGACAAGTATGACAATGGATTGGTCATTACAAGCGAACAAAACAGGTACATTTAAAGGTAGAAACTCAAACTTTAATGGTGAAGGTTTCTCAAGACAAACATTTAATGTAAACTCTGTAAGTTCAAAAGATTATGACAAATGGGTATCAAAATCTCAAAAACGAGATACGATTGATCAAGATACATTCGATCATCAATTACTTCCAACAACAAAGAATCAGGAACTTACATATAGTGGTACACATTTAGCATATGTTGATCCAGCAGCAGATCCAGAATATATCTTCCATGCTTACAAACGTTTCCGCTATGAACCAAAAGATCCAAACTTCTATGATGAAAGTGAAGGCGTAACTGAAAAACCAGTATTACCAGCTCGAAAAGTTACAGTTACAAATCCTAACTATGATCGTCATGGTATGAAACCTATGATTCTTAAAAACGATCAAAAATATGATAGTGACTTCAAAAAAGATGAAGAACATCATATGGATGAAATGGAAAAAATTCAAGAAGATGCAAAATCTGACGATGAAAAGAAAGAAAAGCA
- a CDS encoding globin domain-containing protein has product MLSEQTKEIVKQTVPVLEQHGTEITKVFYKKMFEAHPELLNIFNKTNQKQGKQQTALAQTVLAAAKHIGHLEAIVPNVNQIAHKHRALQVKEEHYPIVGKYLLIAIKDVLGDAATDEIMQAWEEAYGEIASVFIQMEKAMYEKAAWDGFKSFKITNKVDQGANIKAFEVEPVEGINIPELIAGQYITVRINPENEENTALRHYSLYSVSQDGKLRFAVRKEGTGEKKGVVSHELHNNYSVGDTLEISAPSGDFKVESADDKELLLLSSGAGITPMLAMLEDESKKGRKVHFVHVNESEQAVPFEKEVSEINEANDNVKVTYHLKEKHGYLGKDNLENWINENTDIYICGGMSFMDSILEELSKLNIDQSEVHFEPFGPKMSITNV; this is encoded by the coding sequence ATGTTATCAGAACAAACTAAAGAAATTGTAAAACAAACTGTACCTGTACTTGAACAACATGGTACTGAAATCACGAAAGTATTTTATAAGAAAATGTTTGAAGCTCATCCAGAACTATTAAATATTTTTAACAAAACAAATCAAAAGCAAGGTAAACAACAAACAGCGTTAGCTCAAACAGTTTTAGCTGCAGCGAAACATATTGGTCATCTAGAAGCAATCGTTCCTAATGTAAATCAAATTGCACATAAACACCGTGCGCTACAAGTGAAAGAAGAACACTATCCAATAGTAGGTAAGTACTTATTAATCGCAATTAAAGATGTGCTTGGCGATGCAGCGACTGATGAAATTATGCAAGCGTGGGAAGAAGCATATGGAGAAATCGCGAGTGTATTCATCCAAATGGAAAAAGCTATGTATGAAAAAGCTGCTTGGGATGGATTTAAATCATTTAAAATTACAAATAAAGTTGATCAAGGTGCAAATATTAAAGCATTCGAAGTTGAACCTGTAGAAGGAATTAATATACCAGAACTTATTGCAGGACAATACATCACAGTTCGTATAAACCCTGAAAATGAAGAAAATACTGCATTAAGACATTACTCACTTTATTCTGTAAGTCAAGATGGTAAATTAAGATTTGCTGTTAGAAAAGAAGGAACAGGCGAGAAAAAAGGTGTCGTATCACACGAATTACACAATAATTATTCAGTAGGTGACACGCTAGAGATATCAGCACCATCTGGAGATTTTAAAGTAGAATCAGCTGATGATAAAGAATTGTTACTATTATCTTCAGGTGCAGGTATTACACCAATGCTAGCAATGTTAGAAGATGAAAGTAAGAAAGGTAGAAAAGTACATTTTGTACATGTAAATGAATCAGAACAAGCTGTTCCATTTGAAAAAGAAGTATCTGAAATCAATGAAGCAAATGACAACGTGAAAGTGACGTATCATTTAAAAGAAAAACACGGATATTTAGGTAAAGATAATTTGGAAAATTGGATCAATGAAAATACAGACATCTATATTTGTGGTGGTATGTCATTTATGGATTCTATTCTTGAAGAGTTAAGTAAACTAAATATTGATCAATCAGAAGTTCATTTTGAGCCATTTGGTCCTAAAATGAGTATTACGAACGTATAA
- a CDS encoding DUF5011 domain-containing protein: MPLITVPTKDLVYQGDSFDPMKGVKALDKKDGDITKKVSVKGKIDTSKTGLQYISYHVKDSDGYYYTYKRGVYVNAAELAPKPELTGVKDITVNKGEKFDILKDVKAKDKSGKDLTSDIATSGEVNTNKPGKYKVGYAVADKDGHITAKGITVTVK, translated from the coding sequence ATGCCATTAATCACTGTCCCTACTAAAGATTTAGTATACCAAGGTGATAGTTTTGACCCAATGAAAGGCGTTAAAGCTTTAGATAAAAAAGACGGTGACATTACTAAAAAAGTATCTGTTAAAGGTAAAATAGACACTTCTAAAACTGGATTACAATATATTAGTTATCACGTGAAAGATTCAGATGGTTACTATTACACATATAAACGCGGTGTTTATGTAAACGCTGCTGAACTTGCTCCAAAACCCGAATTAACTGGTGTTAAAGACATAACCGTTAATAAAGGCGAAAAATTCGATATATTAAAAGATGTCAAAGCTAAAGACAAATCAGGAAAAGATTTAACTTCTGATATAGCGACAAGCGGTGAAGTAAACACTAATAAACCTGGTAAATATAAAGTTGGATATGCCGTTGCAGATAAAGATGGTCATATTACAGCAAAAGGTATTACCGTTACAGTAAAATAA